In Erigeron canadensis isolate Cc75 chromosome 7, C_canadensis_v1, whole genome shotgun sequence, one DNA window encodes the following:
- the LOC122607870 gene encoding methyl-CpG-binding domain-containing protein 4-like has protein sequence MNITPITSYKEPGTPSSTVIAYAVQCDKCYKWRTLATEEHFEEIRRNLTGDPFVCDKLPGITCENPADINYDSSQVWAIDKPDIPKTPKGFKRIATLRGDYTKTDVKYLTPDGKHIRTSPQMVEYLKRQPAYSDLSLSDFCFTAPKIMSDTVPKHYKNLASSTKKKPKLK, from the coding sequence GAACCAGGGACACCATCCAGTACGGTTATTGCCTATGCTGTGCAGTGTGACAAGTGTTACAAGTGGAGGACATTAGCAACTGAAGAACACTTCGAAGAGATCAGACGTAACCTAACTGGAGACCCTTTCGTTTGTGACAAACTCCCTGGGATCACCTGTGAGAATCCTGCTGATATCAACTACGATTCATCTCAAGTGTGGGCCATTGACAAACCAGACATCCCAAAAACCCCAAAAGGTTTCAAGCGAATAGCTACTCTTAGAGGTGATTATACTAAAACGGATGTGAAGTATTTGACTCCTGATGGGAAACATATAAGAACGAGTCCACAAATGGTGGAATATCTTAAAAGACAACCGGCATACAGTGATTTATCGCTATCTGATTTCTGTTTTACAGCTCCAAAGATAATGAGTGACACTGTtccaaaacattataaaaatctGGCTAGTAGCACCAAGAAGAAGCCAAAGTTGAAGTAA